From the genome of Shimia isoporae:
GGTGATCGAAGACATCGCCAAAGAATACATTATGACGGTTTTCCCGGAAGAGGAGTTCTCCTTCTCCGTGAACCTCGCGGGCACTTACAAGGCGTTGGAGCTTGCGAAAAAGTGCAACGAAGAGCAACTCAATTAAGGCTCTGAAATGCGCGTAAGTTAACATCGCCGGTCCCGTTTCGGGGCCGGCTTTTTTGCGAATCCCTCGAGTTTTCGCGCCAAAATCCACGCAAATCGCGTGCCAGCGCCCCGCCAATTGGTTAACGCACACTCGAGAATCCCAGACTCTCATCACACGTATTGGCAGAAATTCGCAAGCCAGCGCTTCGTTAGGCAAGGATTCGCATCTTTTTGGCCACTCCGACCAAAGGCATTTGCAAAAAAGTTTAATAAATGTCCTTTCGGAAAGTGAAGTTCTCCCGGCGTAAGCCAACCCCCGAAAACCGGACCTGAGCGGGTCCCGAATTGACCACGAACACGGAAGTCTCGTAATGCAAGTCATGCTTGATGATCTTGATGACATTCACCCGCTCTTCCACGGCGCGCCTTCTTCGGCCTCTTTCAAGAAGCTGCGCAAACGTATCGTCCGCCAGACCCGCGAAGCCATCGAACAATATGGCATGATCGAACGCGGTGCCCGCTGGCTCGTCTGCCTGTCGGGCGGCAAGGACAGTTACACCCTCCTCGCAGTTCTCCACGAGCTAAAGTGGCGTGGCCTGCTGCCGGTCGACCTTCTGGCATGTAACCTGGATCAGGGGCAGCCGAACTTCCCGGCAACCGTGCTGCCGGAGTTCCTCGACAAGATGCAGGTTCCGAGTCGAATCGAGTATCAGGACACCTATTCAATTGTTAAGGAAAAGGTCCCCGCGGGCCGGACTTACTGCGCTCTTTGCTCCCGTTTGCGCCGTGGAAACCTATACCGTATCGCCCGGGAAGAGGGCTGTTCTGCCGTTGTACTCGGCCATCACCGCGACGACATTCTAGAGACCTTTTTCATGAACCTGTTCCACGGCGGACGGCTGGCCACAATGCCGCCAAAGCTTGTGAACGAAGAAGGCGACCTCTTCGTCTACCGCCCTCTTGCGCACGTTGCCGAGGCAGACTGCGAAAAGTTCGCTAAGTCTATGAATTATCCGATTATTCCTTGCGACCTCTGCGGCTCGCAGGACGGCCTGCAACGCCAGCAAGTCAAACAGATTCTCGACCAATGGGAACGCAACAGCCCCGGCCGCCGCCAGGTGATGTTCCGCGCCCTGACGAATATCCGCCCCTCACACATGCTCGATCCCAAACTCTTCGACTTTCAGGGGTTGCTAACGCAATCGCTCAAATTTGATGAAAAGGACGAGGAAGTTCCACTGTTTCGTTAACCCGCAGATGAGAAAACTCACGTAGCTTCATCCTTGCATTCATACCGATCAGGAAGTGCCTATGCCGTCGCGCAGCGTCAAAATTGTTAACAGTCTGAAATCCGCCCGTGGGCAGGAATTCTTGCGCCGCCGTGCTTTTCCGGCTGCCATTCCTTTCCTGACCCTGGCCTTCTGGGCCGCCTTTGGCGAATTTGGACTGCTCATGGCTGCGACGCTGCTGCCACTGCCTTTCCTGCTGGCTCCACTTAAGGCCGCCTCGCAAGCGGAAAAGGACGAAGCCGATTTTGACGGCCTTACCGGCCTGCTTCTGCAAACCGCTCTCGAACGCCGGATGGATGCACAGATGGCGCACCTCACCGATGTGGGCAATGCTACCGCAACTTTCTCGATCAAAATCGACGGTTTCGCACGCTTGCGTGAAAACCACGGCGACCAAACCGCCGAAGAGGTTCTGCGTGTGCTCGCCAATCGCATCCGCAGTGCTCTGCGCTCCAAGGACATCGTGGCTCGCTCCGGTGACAGCGCCTTCCTCGTGTCCCTCGATCCGGTACCGAACATGGATCTCGAGACCGCCATTCAGATGGCGAACAGGTTTCAGGCATCGATCGAGGAGTCGATCCCGCTTCAGATGGCGTCGATCTACGTCACCTGCTCAATCGGCTTCTGCCTCTCCTCTCGCCTGAACCGCCCGAGCGCGACAGCGATGATCCAGGGCGCGGAAATGGCCATGTCCGAAGCCCGCCTGTCCGGAACATCCAACATCCGCGCCTATACCGCAGACATGGGCCGCAAGGTGATCTCACGCCGCAAGACACAGTCCGAAGCCGCACGCACCCTGCAAAAAGATCAGATCAAGGCGTGGTTCCAGCCACAGATTTCCACCGATACCGGAGAGGTTACCGGCTTCGAAGTTCTGGCTCGCTGGGAACATCCGGAGCGGGGCATTCTCGCGCCTGTGCAATTCCTCGACGTGCTGAACCAGACCGGCCAGATGGGCGAACTCGCCGATCTGATGACCCGTCAGGCTCTGAACGCGGTGCGCGCATGGGATGACGCCGGTTTCCATGTACCCTGTGTCGGCGTGAACTTCGCTGGCGACGAACTCCGCAGCCCGACACTGGTTGAACGCATCCAGTGGGAACTCGACCGCAACGAACTCGACGCAAGCCGTCTTGGCATCGAAGTCCTGGAAAGCGTCATCGCTGGCGCACCGGACGACATGGTCGTTCGCAATGTCGAAGCCATCGCCAAACTTGGCTGCAATATCGACCTCGACGATTTTGGCACCGGTCACGCCTCCATCAGTTCGATTCGCCGCTTGCCGGTGAAGCGCATCAAGATCGACCGTTCCTTTGTCACCAACGTCGACCGCGACACCGATCAGCAAAAGATGATCGCGGCTATCGTCACTCTTGCGGAACGCCTTGACCTTTCCACGCTGGCCGAAGGCGTTGAAAACGCAGCAGAACACGCGATGATGTCACAGCTTGGCTGTGCCCACGTACAGGGTTTTGGCATCGCTCGCCCGATGCCGTTTGAGGACACCATCAAATGGATGGAAGACCACAAAGCCAAACTCGGCCCTGCGATCCAGATCGGCCAGAAGTCCGGCTGACCTGAAAAACCCTGATATTCCTTGCCGACAAGCGGGTTTCAACGCGGAATCCGCTTGACCTTTGGGCCCCATCTCTGTTGAACCTCCCCAACGTTTCAACGACAGATGGCAAGTGGCAATGGACGATCAGAACAAGAACCTCATCCTCGCGACGGCGCTCAGCTTTGGCGTCATCCTGATCTGGTTCCTCTTGTTTCCGCCTCCCGAAGCGGTCGAAGACCCCAACGCACCCGCAGTTGCTGAGGCCACTGTGCCCGCCGCGCCCGAAGCAAGCGGTACACCTTCGGCCACAACGGAAGCCTCCGGCGTCACTGAAACGGCCGCCGAAGTGGCCGATGCGCCCCGAATCGAGATTGCCACTGATCGACTGTCCGGTTCGATCTCCCTTCAAGGCGGCCGCATCGACGATCTGAAACTGAACGATTACCGCGAAACACTGGACGAAGACTCGCCCATCGTTTCTTTCCTGACCCCGAGTGGCGAACCACACGCCTACTATGCCCTTTATGGATGGGCGCCGGGCGCAGGATTGTCACCTGAGCAGGTTCCCAGCGCAAACACCCTCTGGTCTGTCGAAGGCAACGACACGCTGACCACTGACACGCCTGTTGTTCTGGCATGGGACAACGGCAACGGCCAGATCTTCCGCCGCACCATCTCGGTTGACGAAAACTACCTGTTCACTGTCAACCAAAGCGTTGAAAACAACGGCGTCGGCGCGATCACTCTGGCGCCTTACGGCACCTTGACCCGTCATGGCGAGCCGGAGGACATGAAGAACTTCTTCATCCTGCACGAAGGCGCAATGCTTCAGGGCGAAAAAGAACGCACCGATCTGGACTACTCGGACATCGCGGACTTTAGCGCCGATCCCGTTTGGGGCCGCCACGCCCAAGCAGAGGAAGTGGCCGGCAACGGGTGGATGGGCTTCACCGATCACTACTGGATGGCAATGCTCATCCCGCAGTCCGATCAAGCCTTCACTTCGGTATTCCGTTACAGCCCGAGCCTCGACACGTATGAGGCAATCACCCGCTTCCCGACCATGTCGGTCGAGGCCGGTGCAAGCGCCGAAATCGACAGCCGTTTGTTTGCCGGTGCCAAGGAATGG
Proteins encoded in this window:
- the ttcA gene encoding tRNA 2-thiocytidine(32) synthetase TtcA, whose translation is MLDDLDDIHPLFHGAPSSASFKKLRKRIVRQTREAIEQYGMIERGARWLVCLSGGKDSYTLLAVLHELKWRGLLPVDLLACNLDQGQPNFPATVLPEFLDKMQVPSRIEYQDTYSIVKEKVPAGRTYCALCSRLRRGNLYRIAREEGCSAVVLGHHRDDILETFFMNLFHGGRLATMPPKLVNEEGDLFVYRPLAHVAEADCEKFAKSMNYPIIPCDLCGSQDGLQRQQVKQILDQWERNSPGRRQVMFRALTNIRPSHMLDPKLFDFQGLLTQSLKFDEKDEEVPLFR
- the yidC gene encoding membrane protein insertase YidC, with translation MDDQNKNLILATALSFGVILIWFLLFPPPEAVEDPNAPAVAEATVPAAPEASGTPSATTEASGVTETAAEVADAPRIEIATDRLSGSISLQGGRIDDLKLNDYRETLDEDSPIVSFLTPSGEPHAYYALYGWAPGAGLSPEQVPSANTLWSVEGNDTLTTDTPVVLAWDNGNGQIFRRTISVDENYLFTVNQSVENNGVGAITLAPYGTLTRHGEPEDMKNFFILHEGAMLQGEKERTDLDYSDIADFSADPVWGRHAQAEEVAGNGWMGFTDHYWMAMLIPQSDQAFTSVFRYSPSLDTYEAITRFPTMSVEAGASAEIDSRLFAGAKEWATIRDYERNNGIFRFIDTIDWGWFFFLTKPIFALLHWLNAMIGNMGWAIIGLTVILKIIVFPLAYKSYASMAKMKELQPEMEKLKEAAGDDRQKMQQSMMELYKKEKVNPAAGCLPILIQIPIFFSLYKVIFVTLELRHAPWFGWITDLSMPDPSSIFNLFGLLPFVIGDLGFFEIFSLGILPILLGVSMWLQQKLNPAPTDPTQQMIFAWMPWVFMFMLGSFASGLVVYWITNNVITFVQQYAIMRQHGYKPDVFGNIKSSFKKKPKEDAK
- a CDS encoding putative bifunctional diguanylate cyclase/phosphodiesterase, translated to MPSRSVKIVNSLKSARGQEFLRRRAFPAAIPFLTLAFWAAFGEFGLLMAATLLPLPFLLAPLKAASQAEKDEADFDGLTGLLLQTALERRMDAQMAHLTDVGNATATFSIKIDGFARLRENHGDQTAEEVLRVLANRIRSALRSKDIVARSGDSAFLVSLDPVPNMDLETAIQMANRFQASIEESIPLQMASIYVTCSIGFCLSSRLNRPSATAMIQGAEMAMSEARLSGTSNIRAYTADMGRKVISRRKTQSEAARTLQKDQIKAWFQPQISTDTGEVTGFEVLARWEHPERGILAPVQFLDVLNQTGQMGELADLMTRQALNAVRAWDDAGFHVPCVGVNFAGDELRSPTLVERIQWELDRNELDASRLGIEVLESVIAGAPDDMVVRNVEAIAKLGCNIDLDDFGTGHASISSIRRLPVKRIKIDRSFVTNVDRDTDQQKMIAAIVTLAERLDLSTLAEGVENAAEHAMMSQLGCAHVQGFGIARPMPFEDTIKWMEDHKAKLGPAIQIGQKSG